The Papio anubis isolate 15944 chromosome 1, Panubis1.0, whole genome shotgun sequence genome window below encodes:
- the LELP1 gene encoding late cornified envelope-like proline-rich protein 1, with translation MSSDDKSKSNDPKTEPKNCDPKCEQKCESKCQPSCLKKLLQRCSEKCPREKCPAPPKCPPCPSPSPSSCPPKPCAKPCPPKCPSSCPPPCPPPE, from the coding sequence ATGTCGAGTGATGATAAAAGCAAATCAAATGACCCCAAGACTGAGCCCAAGAACTGCGATCCCAAGTGTGAACAAAAGTGTGAGTCCAAATGCCAGCCCAGCTGTTTAAAGAAGCTGCTGCAACGCTGCTCTGAAAAGTGCCCACGGGAAAAGTGTCCAGCACCACCCAAGTGCCCGCCCTGCCCCTCGCCGTCCCCTTCATCCTGCCCTCCCAAGCCCTGCGCCAAGCCTTGTCCTCCTAAATGCCCTTCTTCCTGcccacctccctgccctcccccagaGTGA